CCTTTGGGGAATCTTcaggaggagaggggtcaggagCCAAGTCAATGACAGGGAAAGAGCACTTGTGCTGCAGGAGTGAGGCTCATGAGTGGGAGGGCAGCTTAGGGAGGAGTCAGAGGAAATGACAGGGCTACATGTGCCCAGGGAGTTGAAGACATGAGGGTCAGAGCAATGTGGACCGGAAGCAGCTGGAGCTGgaccagagctggaagaggcaggtgtCTGCAGGGATCAAGCTCAGTGTGGAGGTGTCCTAGGAATGCTgattctcctgttttctctttatcttcatggcctggcctggcctggcttctgAACCTCACTGTAGACAGCAGTGAGATCTTCCTTTTCTTGCAGACGTCGTTCCCTCATATGTTCCCTCATACCCTAGGAATGCAAGACAGAAGATTCAGAGAACAGCTGAGGGATAGAGAGGTCCCAGAGGGACCCACAGGGAACCAATGCTGCTGACATGAGCTGCATGGGAATTCCCTCAGAGTGCCCAGCGATACACTGGCCCCAGTTGTAAATTTTCTTAGTACATACCATTGGCTATCAGGAAGGAGTTAGAGACAGAAGGGCCAGAAATGCTCAGACTCAGCCACAGAGGGTGGGAAAGCCCAAGTGGGCACTGCTTCCAGCTCTCACCTTGTCCCTGCCCCCTCGAGACTCCTGCAGGCTCAGCTCTGCATACTGCATGTCATCATCCTGGTTCCTGTGTTCCTCCTGCAGTCCTGCACCTGAGTCACACATAGATTGGAGCTGGAATCTGGGCCTTGGAAACCTGTACCCTCCCCCACTGCTATGAAGCTCAAGGGCATTCCCTGAGCAGCAAAatgcaggaggaagggagccagggGTCAAGTGGGGCAGGGGAGGTATGTGGGCCAGAAAGAAGTTAACCTGCCTCTTCCAAtctccatcttcttcttcttctcatgtGTCTTCCAAAGGTACAGTCCAACACCGAGGATCAATAGCACAGCCACGATGGGCCCTAGGATGGCTTTGAGGGTGCCTGTTGAGGCGTGTCCCTGTGAATCTGTTCCCCTCaagcagaaagaatgaagaaggtTAAGGCACAAGAGAACTTACATACCCACTGCTaaggagagatagagagagcAGGTAGAGAAGTCTGAGGGTCCTGGCTCAGAAGGCAAAGAGGCAGGAGCAtggagattcattcattcaaccagttcCCGAGCTCCTGCTTGCTGCCTGGGATATTGAGATGGACAAGACTTGGTCCCCGCCCTTGAAGCTCATCACCCAGCAGGGAAGACTGAGAGAATAACAAAGTCTGCCAGCCAGAGGGATCGCAGTGCAATAGAGGTTTACACCTTGTACACAAGtcttcagggaaggcttcccagaggaggtgatgggTAACCTGAGTCTTGAGGGAGGAATAGGAGTTTACCAGATATTCAGCATTCCAGGAAGGAGGAGCACCACGTTCAGGATATGATATGTCAAAAAGCCAGCCCCCGGGAGTCCCCAGCACCCCActggggcaggcaggagaggacagggcaggaaggagctaGGCAAGAAAGTTCAGAGGGAAGCAAGGGTCTGCTCTCAGAGGATCTAGTGGGTGACGCTGAGTGTTGAACTTTATCTGAGGGCCCTACacgggggtgaggggagggtcaAAGGGGGTTTCTGTGATCCTGACACATCAGATCCCTCCAGCAGCTCATGCAGGGTAGGTTAGAGGGGCAAGGCTGCACTCAGGGTTACCaggtcatccattcattcaacggAAGATCCTGAACAAACTGTGCCAGAAGCTGTGCTTGGCACAGGGATTCAGGGGAGAAGACaggcccctgccttcaaggagctccaGGCTATGGAGGAGACAGGTACAAGACAGAGCATTGCCGCTCAGTGGGGGTCCAGAGACCCTCCTTAAAGGTGAGCCTGAGGCAGGATGGCTACAGGCACTGCAAGGCCCTGGGCAAAATGAGAATGAGGAGCCCTGTGTTCAAAGACTGTCAGAAATTTCAAGATGGCCACCGCAGAGCTTTAAACGCAGCACAGAGCTCTGTGTGACAACATGGCACACATGCTACTGAACTCAGCCGTGCCTGAGGGAAATCCTTCAATAGCAATAAGGCAACAGGGattggcccggtggctcagtggttaagctcacacattccgcttctcagcggcccggggttcgccagttcagatcctgggggagagatgacaccgcttggcaaaaatccatgctgtggtaggggtcccacatataaaaaagtggagaaagatgagcatggatgttagctcacagccagtcttccttggcaaaaagaggaggattggtaatagttagctcagggctgattttcctcaaaaaaacggaaaaaaaagaataaggcaagaaatgaaggaaaaggtaGGAGGAATGATGGTAGAGGAAACAGCACATCCAGAGGCTCTAATTTTGCAGAAGGCATTCAGGACTCCAAGCAAGCAGGTGGTGTGAGTGTCAGTGACCAAAACATGGGCACAGGAGCGTCAGAACCCTGAATCCTACAGGGAGTCCCTGGAGGTCAAACCCTTCAGGCAACACAGACAAGTGACACAATCCAGGTTCTTTCCCGAAGACCACTCTGTATTCACTGTGGAGTAAGGGTGCGGTGGGAGAGGTGCTAGACAGCTGCTGCACACCAGCAGGGGCAAGAGGTGAGAGGCACAGACGTGAGAGTCATTTAAGAGCAGAAACAAGTTGGATGTGCCCCCCAGACTCCTGTAGGGGGTGACCAGGTGGGCATGGTGCTGATAAACATGGTGGGGAGAAAAGCCCAGAATCCTCAGACCCCAGAGCTCCCTGAGCTCCGACagtgcccctcccctccagcaggTTGTACTCACCATGGGCACAGAATTCCCCAAGAAATCTGGTGACAGTTTTCCAGTCCTCGGAGTTGCTGACCACACAGGTGAGGCTGGCATTGGGTGGGCTCAGAGGCAGGCTCACAGCCAGGGTCCAGGAGTTGCGGGCTGGTTCCAGCTCCCTTGAGAGGTCCTTGCTTTCCCAGGTCACATTCAGGTCCTCTGTGACCCCTGCAGCCCTGCACTCCAGGGTGATGTTGCACCAGCCTTCTGTGGTAGACACTGACTTGGCCAGGATCTGGGGAAGGGGCACaggctctggggtgggagggacaagAAATGGAGCCTCACGTAAGTGGAAAACACTACAATTTGCACATTCTCATCCACTATCTCACTGaagctctgtcttcctccctctagGAAGGGgagacattttatagatgaaatagAATTTACCCAAAGCTAAATATGTTGCAAGAGACAAGAAGGAAGGGAGCCACTGAGTTAAGCCTTATGTGACTGCACTAGATGAGAAAGTCTTAAAATCTCccacaagaaaataaagccagCACTCCACCCACCCAAGGCCCAGTATTTTTAGAAATTGGGTCTTTCCTAGGAGAAGTCGGGAATGAAGGACTTGTCCTGATCCAGGACCTTCGCCCTGCTTCTGCTGAGATGATGCCTGAACTATACAGCCCACAGTGAAGAAGGACGTCTGGCCAGctctgggagcccagagaagTCCCCATGCTCTCCAAAGTGGAGACATTTGTGGGAGATGCAGTGGTAATGATTAGGGATGACAACCCCAAGTGTGATTAGAATGTGCCACTGGACTTGTGGGTacacagagaaggagaagtgaCAGGTTTTCCAGACAGTCATAGAAATCTCATGGAGACGTAAAGCTGTCAAAGCCACTCTCTGTAGGAGGGTATTTCTCTATGCAGAGGAGCTGTAGGGTAAGAAAGAGGTGCTAAATGAGGTTCTTCAGAAGTGGGGCAGACTAGACTTTCTCCTACATCTATGGAAGCTCTTAGGGCTGGATTTCGTAAGCGAGGCTGGCCTCTGGCTAGGGttgagaaaaagcagagggaataAGGAGGATGAACTGCACAAGTATTTCTGAATTATGGCAGGCAGAACAGTGCCCCCGgcccaaagatatccacatcctaatcctcaggacctgtgaatgtgttaggttaatggcaaagggaaattaaggtagtagatagaattaaggttgctgatcagctgacattaaaatagggagattattctggattatctgcaTGGGACCTATGTAATCACAAGTGTTCTtaagagtggaagaaggaaggagaggcgTCAGAAGGATGCAGTGTAAGGAGGACTCGTCCCGCCATTGCTgcctttgaagacagaggaatgtGGCCAAGAGCTAGGAATGCAGGGAGCCACCAGGAggtggaaaagataagaaaatgttttttcccgTGGCTCCtgcagaaaggaacacagccctgccaacaccttcactTTAGCGCAGTGAGACCCGTGTCTGACTCCTGACCTACACATAGCAGAGTAAGGGAACACAGTTGTGTGGATTTAGCCCGCTACGTTTGTAGTACAGCCGTCCCTCCTCATCCACGGTCTCACTTTCCCAGGTTTCCGTTAGCCACGGTCAACCACAcaccaaaaacattaaatgagaAATTCCAGAAATCAATAAGTCATGTTTTAAATTGCAAAGTGTTCTGAGTAACGTGTTGAAATCTCACGGCATCCTGCTCTATcctgcctgggacatgaatcatccctttgtccaacatgtccacactgtatacactacccaTCCATGAGTCACTTAGTAGCTGGTTTATCAGATCTACAGTGATGGTGtctcagtgcttgtgttcaagtaaccttcATTTTACTTAATGATGATCCCAAAGATCAAGAGTAGTGACggtcggatatgccaaagagaagccataaagtgattcttttaagtgaaaaggtgaatgttcttgacttaataaggaaagaaaaaaatcatatgctgaagtTGCGAAGATctatagtaacttttattacaatatagtgttataatcgttctattttattattagttactgttcatctcttactgtgcctaatttataaatgcagctttatcataggtatgtgtgtataggcAAAACATACTATACATGCAGTtcggtactatccacagtttcaagCATGcactggaggtcttggaatgtatcctccacagataagggggggcgactataatttgttatagcagcaatagaaaactaactcATAAATTAAGTCAACTGAATCCTCTAAAGAACAATCAGTGTTATGGCAAAAATTCCATTTCCCCCATAATTCTATTTTCGTCTCCCAAAACACTGAAGTGATTCTTTCCCTGgtgtgaatctcagctctgctctccattTGTGCTGAACCCACTTATCGTAATTTCAATGGAGAAAATAGAGCCTGAAGGCTGCTGTCAGGAAGGAGTCCTGCAAAATGGTGCCCACGTGACACTCCTAGGCACAAAAGAAGGCTGTAGCCATGGGATTGAGGTGAGGGGGTGTCACGTACCATACACAGTGAGGTCGAAAATCTGGTTAGATTCCATTCCCCCAGGTAAGTTGGCTCGAGCCTGGTACTGCCCACTGTCCTCACGGGTCAAGTTCTCAATCCTCAGGGACGTCATGTTGTGGACATGGACCCTCTGCATGTACTTGTCCTGGAGGCTGACCCAGGTTGGAGTCCCTTCTGACCCTTTCTGGACTTGCAGCATGACTGTGTGTTTAATGGCAGGGCCAAAGGCCCAAGTGATCTTCTGCAGCTCAGTTCCTGGTTGCTTGAACACATGAAACCACACAGAACCTCCTCGGATCCCCTTCAGAGAAACGTAGGATTCAGAATCCTGAACTCCAGCACCATGTGCTCCAGAACTCTTGACCCCAGTGCTGCAGACACCTAGGGCATTGGAAACAGGAAGGTGAGTGTTCTTTGATCAAGAATAACAGAGAGAATCACAGACcccatcttttttgtgtgtttggtaaagaagatttgccctgaactaacatctgtgccaatcttgctctattttgtatgtggcatgctgccaaagcatggcttgatgagcagtgtgtaggtcttcaCCAAGGCTCTGAACCCGTGAGCCCTCGCATGCCAAAGCAGAATGctcaaacttaagcactacaccagcAGGCCGAAACTTGGATgcatctttttaataaaatccatCCAACACACTCCCTTGATTCTTGAAAGGCAGCCTAGGACAAAGAATTTGAAGCAATTCTGGAATCAAGTCCTGGTTCTAGTGGAGTGTAACCTTGAACAGGTTACATAAACTTGCTAACCTGCAGTCAGGTTCCCTACCTGCCTCAAAAAGATAGTATGAATTAAATGAGCTCAAGGATCAAAGGCACCAGCACATTTTCTGACACATACAGAGTGTGTATCTGTACGAAGCAGCTTCCAAAGTGAGTCCAAAGACCCCTCCCTCCTCATGCTTACACCCTTGGATCCACCTCCCCTGGAGTGTGGTCTGACCTGGTGACTTGCTTCTAAGGAACAGGAtacagcaaaggtgatgggatgtcacctAGCGATGTGAGCTTATACACGACTGTGACCCATCTTGctcgcactctctctctccctcagtctgatggagccagctgccatgttgacagctgccctgtggagaggcccacacggcgaggaactgagggcagcctccagccaacagccagggaggaaactgaggccctcagtccaacagccacAGGAACTGCATCTTATCAGCAATCACACGAGTGAGCTCGGAAGTAGATTCTTCCCAGCTGAGCCTTGAGCTGACTGCAGCCCCCATCAAGGTCTTGATTTCAGTCTCAGAGAccctgagccacagggccagctaAACCACCCCTGgatcctgacccacagaagctgtgagacTGTACAGGGTATTGTTTTAAGGCACAAGTTTTCGAGTAACAGGTTACACAGCAATGAATAACTAATACAATGACAAGGTTGCTCTCCCTTCCCAAAAACCAGGTGGGCAGTGCTCATTCACTCTTCTTTTCAAGAGGAGAAGCACAAGAAGCCCAGACTGGAGTTGATTCCTCCAGCTCAGACATGGTGGTACCAGGTCAGCCCTCTCTTCCACAGGACAGCTGCTGAAGCTGGCAGGTCCCCTCTGAGTTTCAGGCCAGGGGTGCCTGGTTCCTACCCACTCTGTCTCCAGGAGTAGCTTCTTGGtctgtctccatctctcatcCCTGGGGAGCTCCAGGCTCTCCCAGCTTCACTGTTATTGCAGCAGAAGTGGCCTTGCCTCTCTGGTAATGGTCCCCTTAAGGCAGCACTGCTGGGACCTCAGGGTTCCCAGCCTCCGCGCAACCAAAAAgccatttgttctttctgttcaCCCATGGACAGTACATTTGCTAAATTATAACAGTTGTTTGGTCTTTTGTTCACCAAAGACagcagacagaggagggagaCCCTGCCCCCCTGTTCCACcccgctgccctccctcccaggagcccggaccactcactgaggaggaggctgctgaagccgagGAGCCAGGAGGCCCTGCAGACGGGGGTGTCTTCTGAGCAGGGCCCCATCGCAGGCTGCCTGCCAGCCTGTCCCGCTGCAGAGGAGACatccaggaggcagaggaaaagctTCACTCAGACAAGCCCTTTGCgctcttccccaccccaaggGCGGAGCTAAATATTAGTTCTGGGATCGCAGCCCAATAGTCAGACTAAGCCATTCAGATCTTTCATATCATCCCTGGTATCTACAGTAAGACGTCAATCATAATTGCAGAACCAGTTATAAACAGCCTCACTCTATGATCCTCCTGGCCCAGTGTTGGACAGACCCCTCCCTGCAGTGTTCTCACACTTTCCAGCCCTACACCCACTCAAAACCCTCACCTGCTTCTCCGGTCAACAGCCTACTCCAGGCAGGCCTGGCCACCAGTGCCAGTGTGGTCAGCTCAGAGGTCACTCTGTTACAGCCAGGCTGGGCTAAGCCTCACCTTAATGAGTCAAATTTCCATTAGGATTTTCCACAAATTTCAACTGTCAGTCACCTAAGTAAGAAGCTCTgaacaaaaaagcaaagctcTTTGTGTGAAGTGTCAAATCCCCACACCCCCAATGCACATATTGCCCTTTGCCTATTGCTTGCGCCTACATGGCTTTCTCAGCGGCCACTAGTGCTAGTGATGCTCCCCACACAGGGCATAGACTAACCTCTACAGAAACTGACAGGCTCTTAGCTGCATCACAACCAGGCTTTTCCTCTAAGCCTCTGCCAGCCCTGCTCCCGCCATCACGGAGCAGCAGGGACAGAGACCTGCACACTCCTCCTGGCCACAGCCTCCGCTGCTTCAGACTCACGGCCCCTGCTGAGGGTCAGGCCCCGGACTCTTCCCCCAGACTGGAGACTCTGCAACATCCGAGAACTCTTGCCTCCCCTACCTTAGGGGACTCGCGCCTTCTTCCTAACTCCTGGGAagtgcctccttctcctccccactgagGCTTCCTCCTCAGCTGCCCACGTAGAACACCCCAAGGCTGGAGCTGCAGCACTGGCCCCATGACCATGCACTCAAGGTAGTCAGGGCACCGCATAGTAACCCATATTTGAATGTGAAACCCAAGCCCTAAGTGGTTGTACAACTTGTGAAATGTCACACAGCAAATCAAGGGTCAGGGTCTGCACTCTTAACAACAAACTCATGAAAAAAATCCCCAACATCACAGCTGTCCAATCCTACTGTGTGGCCTCAAGCAGGTCACCTAATTCCAGTTTGTTCATCCTCTAAACTGCTCTGCAGCATCCCAGACAAGAGAACATTCAACACTGGCTTGATTACACTACTCCACCTTGTAATGAGGATATCACTTCAAAAGGCAGTCCATGAGTCCTATGGTCTGGAACTTCTTGTATGGAGTCTAAATCCAGGCAGCTCCTCCACTAGTCACTCTCAGGGTGACGGTGAGCAAGTCTCATAggtccccttcctctctgtccctaTGTCTCTAGTGAGAGCACTCTTCATGTTAGAATTGTAGAGTTATGCAAACCAATTGCTTAAACCTCATTTCTACATCCCAGCCATCCTGTGCCAAGGTCTAACACACAAACAAGCTCACATGCTAGCTGCAGAACCTTTGGTAAGAGTGTGCTACACATAGCTACCTGATGCCAGGAATGTTTGAGGAATTAGATGAGGGCACACCTGGATCTACAGCAGCATGATATGTATGTCAGGAAGGGCCAGGTAGGAGAAAAATGGAGAGTTCAGTGAGCTGAGATCACGGGAAGAACAAGAGATCTGAGAGGTGACCAGGAGAATAAGTTTTCAGGAAGTCACAGAAAACGTAGGTAATTCTCTGGATCTCCAAGGGAATTGGTGGATGGTAATGTCTATATTACTTGAATTCCAAAGGGCAGGACACCTCAGTTGAGAGAGGGTCATGTGAAGAATACATTTATTGGATATCTACTCTATGCCAGAGGCTTTCCATGTGTTCTTTCAACTAATCCacaatatatgtttaattaaatCCTCGAAACACCATATTATCTAAGCATTCATTCACTAATGAAGGAGCATCCTGAAAGTccaaagagatgaaataacttatccaaggtcatattttacataaatggcaAACTGGTCACAAGCTGACAGTATCATTCCAGCCATGGACATGCTCTAGAGGAAAAGAAGGGTGTCGATTCTGAGAAATTCAAGTCACAGCTGTGAAAGACCCTGGCAAGAGAGAGATTGGCCACTTTATCATGTGAGAGGAACCTGCATCCCCAGGAGGAGGGCTGGATGTTTAGGTAAAGGAGAGTCTGGAGAACAGGATCTGAATTATGGTCTTTACTCTGACCACCATGTCTGGGTGAAAGAGAAGAGCCACCTCCCAGCCATGAATGTGTTGTAACAGAGCAGCAGGGCAGCCCCAGAGCTGGACtgcagacagagggagacagcagCAAGTGGAGACCAGTCAtcattatctgttttttcttccttctttcctcctctataatTCAACtacttattttctgatttaaaaaatttacacgtagtatttttattaaaaataaacagaactaaaactttaaaaactcatAACAGGATGGTGTTTAGTTTCAATGGGTCATTCAGGGAAAAGTATATAAATGCTGAATAACTTTAGCCATAATTagaaaataactaataaatttGCAATGAGTATTAAAATATGAAGGGTGAAAATGTCAGAGTAAGGAACTGCAAAAATTCTCTTCTCCATAAAAGCAGTGAGAAAACTGGCCTaccttttagaaaactttttcagAATACTGGAAATTAACTACTGGCTTGCAGTAACCTGAGGAGCATTTATTCAGGAAAAGTGGCTTAACCCCAACAAGAACAGGGAGCCATCTTGTGTTTTAACTTTTCCGAgtcacttctctgctctctggcagtgctgtacacttgaaaaataaatgtctgtattCTTGGTGACCTCCAGCAGCCTTGCAGCCACCAGAGACAGCCCTTTCAAAGCCTCATTCCCAGTAAATTGTTAGGAGTTGACATGTGCAGTGGTACCCATGAAGACCGTACTTTAAACAGAGTCTATATTTGACTTAAACTTGGAGCTCTCCCACTATGAACAGCCCTTTACCCAGCAGAATTTGACAAAAGCAATTACAGGCAATTGTTTAACTTCAGGGTTTCCTGAGATAGAGAATAACAATTGAGACAAACAGACTAATTAAAACCTTGTAAGGAAAACCTGGGGAATGAGCTATCCATAGAGGCTTTGAAAAGCTTTGACATATGCCTGGAATTTAAGTCTAAGCACATGCATATGGATGTGGGCATGTCAGAAAAGGCCTGAGAAGGCCTTCATCCTTACCTATGGCTAAGATTGGGGCTCTGGGCAAGCGGAAATTGAAGTCTAACAGCACTGCCTGGATGAGTATGGAAGACAAGACCAACACGCACACAGAGACTTTCCCTCAGCAAAGACTGAGAGACTCACTAGGGtgaggcatttaaggaaatctctgcaCAACATTAGCAGTCTACTAGATTAAATGAGCAGGAACTTTAGTAGACAAACACAACAAAGAATGCAAATGAGCATCATTagttcagaaataaactaaacaaacaagaaaagctacAACATTCAGCAACAACTACAAGatctggaaagggaaagaatctgattttcagaATCGCCACattatactattttaaatgaccagtttctgaccaaaaaaaaattcataagatatgcaaagaaacaggaatataGGATATATTCACAAGGGGGGAAAACAATATCCCTGTAGGAGCATAATCATTGCACTTacttgacaaagaatttaaatcagctattttcaatatgttcaaagaaataaaggaaatcatGTATGGAGAACTAAAGAAAAGTAATCAATGTATCAAATAGACAATACCAATAAAGATATAGAAGCTGTAACAAggaaccaagcagaaattctggagttgaagaatacagcaactgaagtgaaaaattcactggaagaGCTCATCAGCAGCTAtgaacagacagaaaaataatcactgaacttgaagatatGTAAGTTTAGATTATTCAGTCtgagggataaaaagaaaaaataataaagaacaataaaaagacattCAGAGACCTACTGGACATCATC
The DNA window shown above is from Equus quagga isolate Etosha38 unplaced genomic scaffold, UCLA_HA_Equagga_1.0 210146_RagTag, whole genome shotgun sequence and carries:
- the LOC124233699 gene encoding SLAM family member 9-like → MTSLRIENLTREDSGQYQARANLPGGMESNQIFDLTVYEPVPLPQILAKSVSTTEGWCNITLECRAAGVTEDLNVTWESKDLSRELEPARNSWTLAVSLPLSPPNASLTCVVSNSEDWKTVTRFLGEFCAHDSQGHASTGTLKAILGPIVAVLLILGVGLYLWKTHEKKKKMEIGRGAGLQEEHRNQDDDMQYAELSLQESRGGRDKGMREHMRERRLQEKEDLTAVYSEVQKPGQARP